The window GCCGCATCGTTACTGCCCTTGAACGCATCATTGATGCTTTGGATGACATTTTGGCGGAAGAATGCGCTTTGTTGCGCGAGGGAAAGTTGCAAGAAGCCACCGAGTTGGTGGAAACCAAGAACCAACTTGCCATTCAGTATATGCTACTGCAAAAAACCATAGTGAATAATGCTGGATTGGTCCGCGATCTTTCTCCACAAGACGCCGAAGAGCTGCAACGTCGCCATTTTCTGTTCCAAAATACCCTGCGCACCAACCTTGCAGTTGTTGCAACAGCACGAGAAGTCGCATCCGAGCTGGTACAAAATGTTAACAAAGACGTTCAACAGGCCGGTACCACAAACACTTATGGACAAAATGGACAGGTACCTAGCGCTCCAGTACAAAAACACGGCATCGCCGTCGACAAAGCCTTCTAAAACCAATAAAATCATGTCCAAGCAACAATATCTGATTTTTCTGGATCGCGATGGCACCTTGATCCATCACATACCCTATCTTTGTGATCCAGAACATGTCCAACTGCTTCCCGGCGTAAAACATGGCTTGAAACAACTTAAGGCTGCAGGACACTTGTTGTTCCTTCACACCAATCAATCAGGTGTCGGCAGAGGGTATTTCCCACTACAAAAAGCCGTCGAGTGCAACAACAAGATGCTCAAGTTGCTTGATGATGAAATACCACTTTTTGAAGAAATATGTATTGCCCCTGAGCATCCCGACAAGCCGCAAATCTATCGAAAGCCATCTCCTAAATTCGCTCTGGAAATGTGTAAGAAATATTCCGTATTGCCAGATCGGGTCATCTATGTCGGGGACACACCATCAGATCTGTTAGCCGCAAAAAATGCCGGTGGAACTGCTGTTGGTGTCAATACTGGCGATGGGCCATTGCGGGACAAACTGAGGCAACAAGGTCTGGACAAAATCTTCACCGTCTTTGACAGCTTTGAAGAAGCGGTTCATTATCTGCTTTCAAACACGTAGCAGACCATATCAAGACAAAGCACCTTCTCCCTGCCGCGTAATCCGATGAACTCTGGCAGACATCAGACTCCCA is drawn from Cohaesibacter gelatinilyticus and contains these coding sequences:
- a CDS encoding D-glycero-alpha-D-manno-heptose-1,7-bisphosphate 7-phosphatase gives rise to the protein MSKQQYLIFLDRDGTLIHHIPYLCDPEHVQLLPGVKHGLKQLKAAGHLLFLHTNQSGVGRGYFPLQKAVECNNKMLKLLDDEIPLFEEICIAPEHPDKPQIYRKPSPKFALEMCKKYSVLPDRVIYVGDTPSDLLAAKNAGGTAVGVNTGDGPLRDKLRQQGLDKIFTVFDSFEEAVHYLLSNT